Part of the Bombyx mori chromosome 19, ASM3026992v2 genome is shown below.
AAACTTATTGCGTCAGCGGCTGTGGCTCTGCGTTGATTAAAATCAAGTAATTGTGTATGCAAGGTTTGACAGATGTATACTTTAGTTGTTTACTTCGGTAAAACTGAGCTAATCCATTTAACAACCATATGTGTTTATATTACCGGAATGAGTTGCGTAAGCTGGTCTTTTAAAGAGCCGTTAAGGAACCGATAATTTGTTTCTGTTTTGCTGACGCACCACATACCCGGACGGTGGGTTATAGTATTAGAGGATTAAGAAAGGctggtttgaaaaaaaaaaacaatttcgaaTAAGTTATCGAAGCAAAAATCGAACGGCGCTAAAATTCGCTATACgtggtttttatttatagaaCCAGTCTTAATACTTACGGAATGCTAAGAAGTTTAATGTAAACAAATTGTTGAACTGGTACATGTgggaaatttcaattttatactCGGGGCGGTCTCTTTAACTCCACtgcatgattttatttttactctgaATTCGAAAACCAGATGGAGTGTGGCAGCGAAATTCACATATGCCGAGTCTTGTACTTTCTGAGTTCCTACTCAGAGAAGATCGGTTGCTTGGTTGGAGCAAGGAGGTTGCTTGTAAGGGTTTGATTCCCGCAATACCACCCTTGCAGGGAATATCCAGCGCATTAACCTCCGAGCCCAAAAAAATATTGCCCATGGCATCAGAAACATTTAAGTTCGGACAAATATGTCAAATGGGCAGATGTAACTTggaatttttatgttttcagaTAATCTCAACCCAACTGGGATGTCTTTGAAGAATAGGTTAATTGCATGTCTGCAAAAACTGAAGGAATACGATTACACTGACGTAGACAAGGCAAGAGCTAGTGACGCGAAGGCCGAGAATGCCCTCAACTTAATATACCAGACTGCTTTAAAGAAAACAACTTTTACACCAGAAGAGAAGAAAATTGTAGGTTCTCTTTTATTTGATGCCATCACACCGATACAAAGCAACATAGAAGGAACGCTCTGCGAATACAGAACTAGATTAGATACCTCTGTGCTTATGAAAAGATCTGCAATACAATTCTTGATTGACGAATACGGGAAGTTTCCAGTTGAGAATTCTATCTTGGCTACAAAGTTAGAGGAAGCCGGCATAGCAGAGAGCGTTGAAATActcaatgaaattataaataggTACTGTGATATGAGCGATTCTGACGAGGGCTCCAGCGACAGAGAATCGGCGGGATCCCAAGAAGTACCAAGGTCGCACATCTGGTGGACTGCGTGATAAATCAGCTTGCAACTATACAGGCAGAGTTGACGTATCAATTATCTTGCTAACGACATTATTCATAAAGAGTTGACATAGGTAACTAAATCGATATAATACAAAATGAATTTCATATCGAACGTACTGGATTCGATTCCGGTTGTAGGCCACGTAAAAGGAGTTGTACATTATGCCGTTGGAGATACAGAAGGAGGCAACAATTCTATGTATCAATCTACAAGGACATCGGCGGTCCTAGCAGGAGGAGCAGTTGGATGCCTCGCAGGACCGGCAGGAGCTGCATTGGGAGGCGTATACGGAGGCATGATTACAGACGGCTTGGTTTCTGCGGCTAAGAACGAGCCTGTAGGTATTTTTGAGTCAAGTGCAAATATAGGTAGAGACATTGCTTCAGGCAAAAATCCAATGGCTTCTGTGGGTTCCGCAAGTTTCAAAATCGCCATGGACGGTATAGGTGGCTTTGGCATGGGAGGAGTTTCTAGCGTTGCCAGTAAAGTCCCGGCGAAGGCCGTCGCAAAAACCATAGAAGGCACTGTAAAAAAAGCTGCTGCAACTATTGGGGAGGAGATGATTGAGAAGTCAGTGCAATTAACTGCAGAAGAAATGACAAAAATTGTGGCAAAGAAAGTGTCAGAAAAAGCCGTGAAAAAAGCTGTCGAAACTGCAGCAATACAAACACAAATGCTTCTGGTGTCTGCTCACGTCGGAGTAAATGCTAGTGAAAAAACCAAAGCTGAAATGCGTGCTGAAGAAGAACGTAAACAACAGaaacaaaaagaagaagaacgTAAACAACAGaaacaaaaagaagaagaaaaaaaggcgCGTGAAAAGcgcgataaaaaaaacactggatCGTGGCAACCGCCACGCGAGAACAGAAACAATAAAGAGTCCAATGTTGATAATGAAGAGTCCGACGAGGAGGTATTTGAAAAGTTCATGAAATTACTTAAACAGCTCTTGAAGCTTCTCTACGGCAATAACAGCGAACCGTTCACAAGAATTTTCGAGAATTTATCACCAGGCCAAATAGCGTATTTGGTGAAAATAATCAGAAACCTTAACTCAACTGGAATTTTACAGATAGTGTTAGATTTTACATTAAAACTGTTTAAATTGTACTTTTCTAAAGATATCTCATTCACAAATATCCTGAGTATGTTAGAATTCGTCGCAACTTACATTGAAGACCAGTTGTATTTTATGACCAAAACCAAAGGTAAACCGACTCGTCAATCAGATGCCGACCGGAATGAGCGTCGAAGGAACGCCATCAGAGAACTTCAAAACAAAACGGATATAATTCAGAAAATTGCTGATCTATTCAGACATTTACAAGCGGAAATCATAGCTGAAACGAGCGCGCCTAATATAATTTCCCCCTATTTCCGTGATATATTCTCAGCTGTGTATCA
Proteins encoded:
- the LOC134200642 gene encoding uncharacterized protein LOC134200642 is translated as MNFISNVLDSIPVVGHVKGVVHYAVGDTEGGNNSMYQSTRTSAVLAGGAVGCLAGPAGAALGGVYGGMITDGLVSAAKNEPVGIFESSANIGRDIASGKNPMASVGSASFKIAMDGIGGFGMGGVSSVASKVPAKAVAKTIEGTVKKAAATIGEEMIEKSVQLTAEEMTKIVAKKVSEKAVKKAVETAAIQTQMLLVSAHVGVNASEKTKAEMRAEEERKQQKQKEEERKQQKQKEEEKKAREKRDKKNTGSWQPPRENRNNKESNVDNEESDEEVFEKFMKLLKQLLKLLYGNNSEPFTRIFENLSPGQIAYLVKIIRNLNSTGILQIVLDFTLKLFKLYFSKDISFTNILSMLEFVATYIEDQLYFMTKTKGKPTRQSDADRNERRRNAIRELQNKTDIIQKIADLFRHLQAEIIAETSAPNIISPYFRDIFSAVYHYYKHRRVPVPGHEKLTVKQYFDLIRMVIIKMKESPEYKKMQKARNGTTLTCEMYVVLFGRMFRIIITVRDGEIVLSTAYVVKRMNFNAKEGILYIKFGDGDVQK